Genomic window (Xenopus laevis strain J_2021 chromosome 3S, Xenopus_laevis_v10.1, whole genome shotgun sequence):
ATTAGTCCATCTTGTGGTTGTGAATCTCCGGGACTGGGCTGATTTATGCTCTGAACTGAGGATAATGAGTGATAACAATAATAACTGACATTAAATCCATCATAAAAGTCGTAAAGGATCACATTGTTTCAGTGCACCAGCAGATGGCACTATTTCATCTTTTTGGTGCTCATCTCTGATAAAGGGGCACATACCTGTAAAACTGGTTTAACCTTTGTGCCCTGagaacccctggaactatatcaaggtgactgttaccccaatgtttctatatatctgtaaccttgttatgagctaagggggtccagcctgaaggtcagttagggggagatttggggtgagtgcttatttgtgccctgggtacccatggaactatagcagggtgactgttaccccaatgtttctatatatctataaccttgttatttTATCATGTTGTCTGGAACCTTGATCGGTGATTGCACcttgtgggttccggtgttcacctatgtcctttaaaataaaacttttaaaataagtgaatgtaaaattgatgagggggctattctaagcacttttgtaatttacattcattatttattttgttttgattccaagatattaagggatacatgtgctgttaatatgaatgaattttgttacaacagcgccacctgctggtcagtttcccaccagtctgaccagcaagtagtcaaggaagttgtcaggagaaagaaagaggctgctctgatgttcttctgcttagggaaagaattagaaacctttctcacatctttcctaagcagaataaTATCAGAGcagcaaaattcattcatattaacagcacatgtatcccttaatatcttggaatcaaaagaaaataaataatgaatgtaaatgacaaaagtgcttagaatagccccctcgtcaattttacattcacttattgtaaatgtttacttatcctttaacctcaTACAGCAAACAATACAGCAGAAGGTTATATAGGTTAACCAATCCCCCACAAATGATTTCCTGTTCTTGAGAATGAGCCCAAGGTGTAAAGCCATTCCAATTTAAGTTCCATCAACCACGCAGTATTAAGTGTGGTTTCTGCTTTGACTTGTCAGGAACGTAATGTGAATTAAAACAAGGAGACCTAGGAATTGCATTATAAATaagtatatacagtttatttaatacaaaaataaattaaatattacatgATCCAGTGTGTTACCAGTGAGCAGGGAAATGTCTTATTATTCAGatcattatttataaaacaaagctttatttaaaggggtgggttcacctttgagttaacttttagtatgttacagaatggccaattgtaagcaacttttcacttggtcttcattgtttgtttgttgtagtttttaatttatttagcatcttctgactcttttcaactttcaaatgggggtcactgacccccatctaaaaaaagcaaatgttctgtaaggctacaaatgtattggttttgctactttttattcctcatctttctattcaggcctctcctattcatattccagtctcttattcacaccaaggcatggttgctaaggtaatttggtccctagcaaccagatggctgaaattataaactggagagctgctgaataaaaatgaaaaacaactgcaaattgtctccaaataccCCTCTCTACGCCattctaaaagtgaatttaaaggtgaacaacccctttaatatgcatcTAATGGGACCAATGAAATACAAAGGAATTGTTATCTCGTCCTCTGTCCCACAGAGTGAACAGGCAGTTAAAGGATTTGTTGAAGGATTGGGTGCACAataatgttaacttttagtatgttaaagaatagctcattctaagcaactttcgaattggtctttttttttagattttataatTCTTCTGACTCagtccatttttcaaatgagggtcactgaccccatctaaaaaaaaaagcatctctaAGGCTAtgaatgcatttttattgctactttttattacgcatctttatattcagtagggatgcaccaaatccactattcggccgaatcccagaatccttggtgTAAGATGCGGCCTTATACCAAACCGAATCGCAAAGGAGCAGGAAAggagaaagtggaaaaaaatcttcttttgtgatgaaaattcgTGTGATTatcctacccgcccctaatttacatatgcaaattagaatttggattcagttcggccaggcacaaggatacggcccaatccaaatcctgctgaaaaagggcgaatcccaaaccgaatcctggattcggtgcatccctactattcaggcctctcctattaatagtctcttatccaaatcagtgcatgattgtgCACTGAGCTGCTGTGTCATGTTTTGTGCagcagcacgctgaaagcagggggcccggctaatcaattAAGTGAAGCATAGCCGAGCCCCacttagacacaaaatcctgcgggcccgggacaactgtccccccccctgtgaccccctgatggcggccctgtgtgtgtAGTATAAAGGCATTACCAGGGATAACCACTAGGGATCATTGGCAAAGACCCCAGAATGTAGTACAAGAGCACTAAGAGtgcaccccttagtgttcattctGAGAGCACCTCTGCTGTGCTCCACACTTTGTACTGGATAACAAAATCTGGGGTGCAAAACACGGTGTCAGTGGGTGCAGGCACCAGAAAAAGCATAGGAAGGGGCTACTcccaaatataagaaatatttagGAGTTGTACAAGTGAGCACAAGTTCCATGTGGAGGTATGTGCTATATTACTAAGATTGGCTCTTTGTTTACTCCAGGTGGACTTCTAGAAGCCTATAGAAAGCCTCTGATTGGCTGTACACCTCAAAGGGACCTCCGAGGTCAGTGGTTTTAATATTCTTAACCATGATGACTCCTTGACCATGATGACTCCTTTGAACATTGAATGAGATGTATTTGGTGGGTGGGGGGGAGTGAGCTGGTCTTGTTACTGGTCTATGAGCTggaaccttttagtttgtaaaccctattgtactctgtaatccttgtctgttatccaccatttattccctgtttgctataactgcagtaaagcactgcgtatcttgacagcgctatataaataaatgatgatgatgatgatgatgatgatgatggagcaGCTAATCGAGGAGATTTGGTGGCACAACTAATGTACAAagggtgttgctgttcctttaaggcatcaTGAGCATACACACTGTAATTTCACAGATACAAATAGCACTGGGTGGATTTCTTTTCTTGGTCCCTAAAGAAGAGGTACATTTTAGTCCAAAGCCTGTAGAAgaaaggtcccatagaagagaatTAGGGATTGTAGGAAGGAATGTTAAAATGGAGTTGGTGGGGCTGATCGCTGCTATACCAAGCCATGGGCAGTTCTTTGAATCTTTTGGCCATCTAACTGCCAATGGCTCATTCCAAGGCATCTTTTGTCCATCTAAACATGTATTTATTCTCTGAACTATGCTGGTCATCTAGCTAACCACTCCTTAAACCAGTTTACATCTAGCCAAATACTGGCTTTTACCCAGAAGTCCATATTCGCCAAGCCAACCAACAGCTTATTCGCTTTTGTCTACTAACATCTTCCCAACTGTTGGTCTTTACCATGAAGTTGGATGACAGCTATCAAACTGTTGGCATGCTCTTTGCAATCTGTTGACATCTAAAAGACACACTGCTTTATTTCTTGGAGTCCACTTATTTCCCTCCAACTGCTTGCTTATTCTTAGTTGTCAGTTCCCCTGTCTTATTTTCAGCTAGCTGACCACTGGCAGATTTTGTGGGGTCTGATCATATACAGCCAACCACTTGCTTCCCCTTGGAGTCTATTTATTAAGCTTATTCCCTGCATCCTCTTTTGACTTATTCCCTCTAATCACTTAATCACTTCTGGTTTATTCCCTGCTTCCACTTCTGTCTTATTGCCGTTGAGTCTACTGAACATTTAGCTTATTCTCTGCAACTACTTCTGGCTTATTCCCTGGAGGCACTTCTGGCTCATTACCTGCAACCAATTCTGGTTTATTCCCTGCAACTACTTCTGTGTTATTCCCTGGAGGCACTTCTGGCTCATTACCTGCAACTAATTCTGGTTTATTCCCTGCAACTACTTCTGGCTTATTCCCTGGAGGCACTTTTGGCTCATTACCTGCAACCAATTCTGGTTTATTCCCTGCAACTACTTCTGTCTTATTCCCTGAAGGCACTTTTGGCTCATTACCTGCAACCAATTCTGGTTTATTCCCTGCAACTACTTCTGGCTTATTCCCTGGAGGCACTTCTGGCTCATTACCTGCAACCAATTCTGGTTTATTCCCTGCAATTACTTCTGGCTTATTCCCTGGAGGCACTGCTAGTTTATTCACTGTAGCCCCCTCTGGCTTCTTCCATGGGCTCTTTCCtgactttttctgtaataacaactGCATCTTGGCCCTATATTGTGCATCTTTTGGGAATTGCCAGTCATCCAAGAGGTACTTGTATTGTACTTCTGGAGTTATCATTTGGATGCAACTGGCCTTGGTGCTGGGTCTTAGATCATCTCTTACTTTCCAACCTAAGATCTTCTCCTCCTTAGGCTGATATGGCTTTATCGCCTCATCTTGTATTTGATCAGCTCTTAAAGGCTTTGAACTTTCTAGACACATCTCGGCTAGATGTTGTCTCCTTTCTCGTAACCTCCTCAATTCCATGTCCATCCTCACCCTGCCAAATCTCTCCACTTTTTCCCAGAAAGTGCGGTTAAAATAGACATAAAGATACCAGTCCAGAGAGTTCCAAGCCCGCAACCTCTCAATATCATCAGGTTCAAGTTGTGTGGGGGTCTCCCGAGCATTGAGTTTAAATGTCACTATATCATCAAGCTCCCAGCACAGTTCTTCTTTGAGAAGAATAATGGATTCATCAAAGTACTCAGCAAGTAGGACAAGGTTGAAGACATCTTCTACTGCCCTTACACCCTGACTTGCCACATCCTCTGTGAATATGTCatcagggtcaaaaccaagaTCGAACCACAGAAGGTTGCGGGCGTAGTGATGAGATTCATTGTTGGGTTGATAGTAAAGAGAAGTATTGTAGATAAAAGCTTTTAGGTTTGGTGCCGTTTTAAAGGTGGGACAGTACAGTCGGTAGTAAGAGAAAGCGGACTCTGCCATGGCAGCTGGATCCCGTAGAATTGTAAAGTAGAAGGCGTCTGAAGTCATGACCTTGCGAACCTGAAAGTATGATACACAATGATATTGTGTGAGTATATCATGGGTATTAAGACAGCAAGGGTTGCATTATATTTCTTAAATGTATCTACAGGGTGTTACAGTGAGGCATTACCTCTGAGAGGTTGAAGCGCATGTGATGGCACaggatgtggtatggtggctggCTGGCGTTGTGGTACCCTTTCACCAGGCTCGCATTGAAATAATGGGAATACTTAAAGTCACGTTCATAGGGCAAAGCAAAGTTTAGCGAGTTTCTGTCACCATAGCGGTGCAAGATGTTTAGTATGGAGCTCCCAGCTGTCTTGTGGGTCTTCAGGAACATTATGTTATTCTTTGCGCGGCAAGTTCTGGAAATATACGAAGGAGCACACAAGCCGAGGAACCTCCTGTCAACATCAAAACGTTTGTTGTTTATATAGCGTAGTAGCACCGAATTGATAAatcacacatacatttttacagGGTGGTCTTTAGCTGCTGTTTATATGGAGGGTATTCAGCCTGCCTGGCTCATTTCCCAACATCTGCACAAGAAAAAAGCGCTAAAATTTATGCAAATTGTATGcaaatattgcactttgcaaagGTTTGTGCTGATCAATATTGCTTCCCACATTTCCAATGGGATTTACATTGGATTTTACATGCTGCAGGTGCAAAGGTTTGTGTTGGCCAATAACCTGTCTGAAAAATGCCTTCAACAATGACTATCACCCTAATGATGGAGTTTAGCGGCATCTTTGCAGGTGGCCCAGAACAGTGGAAGATCTTGTACCAACATGACAACTATGCCGAGAGCAACACGTGAATAGGTGACGCTCCACGATGGTTCACTTACCTTTGATGGGTGTCCGTGCCCAGAAACCAAACAGAAACCCCAACTGTCAGCAGAATAAAAGGCCATAGCTTGAGAATTATTTGTCTGTAGTACCGAACTAACCTCATTGTTCCCTGGAGGAGAAAGAGCAGAGGTCATCTGAGTTTATAGTTGCTACAGCATCAGCAAGTGTAAACCATCAATAATAATCAGGGGGCAAAACCATTTCTTAAAAGTTCCATATCCACTGCTtttagttaaaggataagtaaacctttaaaataagtgaatgtaaaattgatgagggtgctattctaagcacttttgtcatttaaatgtattatttatttcttctacgtccctccatgtcagtacacatggggcattgcccctcccagacctgtaggtaggacctataacgcagccaatcaaaatgaatcatgacctataagaccacatgacttcctcctcaccacagttattttttgtcctactggacagggaggtaggatctccctcctcactttttattttttgttgaattttgagagaaatcaaacacagtttttgtttttcttttgtattttctttttgtttatttatttatttattttttacttctgtgtagacacagagggatgattcccaggtaatggagaagaatttacctgatgcctcaagacgcataatctgtaaattatcgcttattgggaagaaatgcaggtgtgggcatatccatggtcttagccctgtgctaaaatagcccccctgctatatgcccagcgaggcacaagattcaatctagtgcttttttgggaacagacacaggtgtgggcttcccacattgttacctgtgagcttttggactccccttttcttttgagttatgtgagactttacagaactctacagaacttctgcaaaaggtccgtgggtatgcatatgggctagttataacagcctgaagctggtgagtctGATTCTTCactatctactgtgtgtagtgcactgggaagtctgcatgctaattagctaattatgtccctcagctgagagctattggggctttggctggagtttccatccagctaattagccactctgataaggtgcaggtgtgcctttggccccgttgctattgctgtttaatattttaagccttgtatgagtgaacctgcatcctctatgcagacacagaagttatattggctcatgttactaaggcacctccaggaagggctagaggttgcactgatcaagcaatatggcacctccttccttcttatgagtctgctcttaacaagcagtgttccacctggatattcctgctgacaagcctgagctatctggtaaggtgcctgtgttcctctgacttcttgtattatctgaagtcttatgttgtgagctggcgtcctctgtgcaatatgcagtattggctcttgctacactttaagtactggctggtgaatccctctgcctaagcagtgtggtacctgaatccagagattttgatttctcagtatccattgtgtatttgaaacattaatttcactgggaagtctgcattttaatatgcttaatatgtccctcag
Coding sequences:
- the gal3st4.1.S gene encoding galactose-3-O-sulfotransferase 4 gives rise to the protein MGNVSGRSSLSRATSLRVRGGETSETSTRDPCISEGTMRLVRYYRQIILKLWPFILLTVGVSVWFLGTDTHQRRFLGLCAPSYISRTCRAKNNIMFLKTHKTAGSSILNILHRYGDRNSLNFALPYERDFKYSHYFNASLVKGYHNASQPPYHILCHHMRFNLSEVRKVMTSDAFYFTILRDPAAMAESAFSYYRLYCPTFKTAPNLKAFIYNTSLYYQPNNESHHYARNLLWFDLGFDPDDIFTEDVASQGVRAVEDVFNLVLLAEYFDESIILLKEELCWELDDIVTFKLNARETPTQLEPDDIERLRAWNSLDWYLYVYFNRTFWEKVERFGRVRMDMELRRLRERRQHLAEMCLESSKPLRADQIQDEAIKPYQPKEEKILGWKVRDDLRPSTKASCIQMITPEVQYKYLLDDWQFPKDAQYRAKMQLLLQKKSGKSPWKKPEGATVNKLAVPPGNKPEVIAGNKPELVAGNEPEVPPGNKPEVVAGNKPELVAGNEPKVPSGNKTEVVAGNKPELVAGNEPKVPPGNKPEVVAGNKPELVAGNEPEVPPGNNTEVVAGNKPELVAGNEPEVPPGNKPEVVAENKLNVQ